The Mycobacterium seoulense genome has a window encoding:
- a CDS encoding AMP-binding protein: MQSEFWFEPLTPVSFLRRAATIYGDNTAVVDGERTFSYRELLDRSTRLAGALIDLAGGKAVAILAPNSHALLEAHYGVPWSGSPLLTLNIRLSAPELAWIIDHAEAAVLIYDSSLSTLAHAVSDIVDSRMKLVCCGGENDEYEQLLAEAEPRIQPITDENALLSLNYTSGTTGKPKGVMYHHRGAYLQSVAMATQMRLENKSKMLWTLPMFHCHGWCFTWAVTAAGGAHICLRSVDHTEIWRLIDDEGVTHLNGAPVVLNSIAYGDAAHGLVPPRNLLIGTGGAPPTPTILARLAALNMDVVHLYGLTETYGPVVICEWQRSWDSYDAPRRARLKARQGVCNIVSQPVRVLDANGDDVPKDGRTMGEVAIRGNNVMAGYFKDPGATEAAVPDGWFRTGDLGVLHEDGYLELRDRSKDIIISGGENISSIEVENAIASHESVLEVAVVAVPDDRWGEVPVAHITLHPGATADQADIERHVREQLGGFKVPKRIVFEALPKTGTGKVQKFALREQWRQKLQSPDLTV, encoded by the coding sequence GTGCAAAGTGAATTCTGGTTCGAGCCGCTGACGCCCGTCAGCTTCTTGCGTCGCGCCGCCACCATCTACGGCGACAACACGGCCGTCGTCGACGGTGAACGCACGTTCAGCTATCGCGAGCTGCTCGACCGCAGTACGCGGCTGGCCGGGGCGCTCATCGACCTCGCCGGCGGAAAAGCCGTGGCGATTCTTGCGCCGAACAGCCACGCGTTGCTCGAAGCGCACTACGGCGTGCCGTGGTCCGGCTCACCTTTGCTCACGCTCAACATCCGGCTGTCTGCGCCTGAGCTCGCCTGGATCATCGACCATGCGGAAGCGGCCGTCCTCATCTACGACAGTTCACTGTCGACACTGGCTCACGCAGTATCGGACATCGTCGACTCGCGGATGAAACTGGTGTGTTGCGGCGGGGAGAATGACGAATACGAACAGCTGCTCGCCGAGGCGGAGCCTCGAATCCAGCCGATCACGGACGAGAACGCCTTGCTCTCGCTCAACTACACCAGTGGCACAACCGGCAAGCCCAAGGGCGTCATGTATCACCACCGCGGGGCATACCTGCAGTCTGTCGCGATGGCCACGCAGATGCGCCTGGAGAACAAATCGAAGATGCTGTGGACATTGCCGATGTTCCACTGCCATGGGTGGTGCTTCACATGGGCCGTCACCGCTGCGGGCGGGGCCCACATCTGCTTGCGATCGGTCGATCACACCGAAATTTGGCGCCTGATCGACGACGAGGGGGTCACTCATCTCAATGGCGCGCCCGTGGTCCTGAACTCGATCGCGTACGGCGATGCGGCCCATGGGCTCGTCCCTCCGCGCAATCTACTCATCGGTACCGGTGGAGCACCCCCGACGCCCACCATCCTGGCGCGACTCGCCGCGCTCAACATGGACGTCGTGCACCTTTACGGTCTCACCGAAACCTATGGGCCGGTCGTCATCTGCGAGTGGCAGCGATCGTGGGATTCATACGACGCACCGCGGCGCGCGCGACTCAAAGCCCGGCAGGGGGTGTGCAACATCGTCTCGCAACCCGTCCGGGTCCTTGATGCGAATGGTGATGACGTACCGAAGGACGGGCGAACCATGGGCGAGGTCGCCATCCGCGGAAACAATGTGATGGCGGGCTATTTCAAAGACCCCGGGGCGACTGAAGCTGCCGTGCCCGACGGGTGGTTCCGCACCGGAGATCTCGGCGTACTCCACGAAGACGGTTATCTCGAACTTCGCGATCGCAGCAAGGACATCATCATATCCGGCGGCGAGAACATCTCCTCGATCGAAGTGGAAAACGCTATCGCCTCGCACGAGTCGGTGCTCGAGGTCGCCGTCGTCGCCGTGCCCGACGATCGTTGGGGCGAAGTTCCGGTTGCACACATCACCCTGCATCCGGGAGCAACCGCGGACCAGGCCGACATCGAAAGACACGTCCGAGAGCAACTCGGTGGGTTCAAGGTGCCCAAGCGAATAGTGTTCGAGGCGCTGCCGAAGACTGGCACCGGCAAGGTGCAGAAATTCGCACTGCGAGAACAGTGGCGTCAGAAGCTGCAGTCGCCTGATTTAACAGTCTAA
- a CDS encoding acyl-CoA dehydrogenase — protein sequence MPNDLISRRDVEFLLYEWLGVDELPKRERYSDHSRETFDGVLDLCEQLAEKYFAPHNKLNDTREPTFDGRHVHVNPEVKRALDAFAAADLIGMSMDYELGGAQLPVTVASAGFAWFHAANVSTAAYLMLTMANANLLATYGSTRDHELFVKPMLAGRFSGTMCLSEPQAGSSLADVSTRAEPTDDGHYRLFGSKMWISGGEHEMTENIVHLVLARIAGSPAGVKGLSLFIVPKFLVDDNAAIGERNDVSLGGLNHKMGYRGTTNTVLNFGEGAHRPLGSAGAVGYLVGRPNAGISYMFHMMNEARLGVGIGAVALGYTGYLKSVRYASERLQGRVPARKSAEDKPVPIIEHADVRRMLLAQKAYVEGALALALYCGYLIDTRASSEDNKEAEEAALLLDVLTPIAKSWPSQWCVAANDLAIQVHGGYGYTRDYDVEQHYRDNRLNPIHEGTHGIQSLDLLGRKVTQHDGASLALVSDRIGKAIDGATALGGELGHLADQLAQRWVRLVEITTKLVGESDRELALANSAIYLEAFGHLVIAWMWLELLIISAPKNTDFHAGKVQAGRFFFRYELPRVDPQLNLLETLDSTTVDMKAEWF from the coding sequence ATGCCCAACGACCTCATCTCACGGCGCGACGTCGAATTCTTGCTCTACGAGTGGCTGGGTGTGGACGAGCTGCCGAAGCGTGAGCGCTACTCCGACCACAGCAGGGAGACATTCGACGGGGTCCTCGACCTCTGCGAGCAACTCGCCGAGAAGTACTTCGCACCGCACAACAAGCTCAATGACACCAGGGAACCGACCTTTGATGGACGTCACGTCCACGTCAACCCCGAGGTGAAGCGAGCGCTCGATGCATTCGCGGCCGCCGACCTCATCGGCATGAGCATGGATTACGAACTCGGCGGCGCGCAGTTACCGGTCACCGTGGCAAGCGCCGGCTTCGCCTGGTTTCACGCCGCCAATGTCAGTACCGCAGCCTATCTAATGCTCACCATGGCCAATGCGAACTTGCTGGCCACATATGGGAGCACGCGTGACCACGAGCTCTTCGTCAAACCTATGCTCGCCGGCCGGTTTTCGGGCACCATGTGTCTGTCCGAGCCGCAAGCTGGGTCGTCGCTCGCCGACGTCAGCACCCGCGCCGAACCCACCGATGATGGCCATTACCGACTTTTCGGCAGCAAGATGTGGATTTCGGGCGGTGAGCACGAGATGACCGAGAACATCGTGCATCTGGTCCTCGCGCGCATCGCCGGGTCGCCGGCGGGGGTGAAAGGGCTTTCCTTGTTCATCGTGCCCAAGTTCCTGGTCGATGATAATGCCGCGATCGGAGAACGAAACGACGTCTCCCTTGGTGGACTCAATCACAAGATGGGATACCGCGGCACAACGAACACCGTCCTGAACTTCGGTGAGGGTGCCCATCGCCCGTTGGGTTCAGCAGGTGCGGTGGGGTACCTGGTTGGCCGACCCAACGCCGGTATCTCTTACATGTTCCACATGATGAACGAGGCTCGGCTTGGCGTCGGCATCGGCGCCGTTGCACTGGGGTACACCGGCTACCTCAAGTCCGTGCGATACGCAAGTGAGCGGTTGCAGGGCCGCGTTCCGGCCCGCAAATCCGCGGAGGACAAGCCCGTGCCGATCATCGAGCATGCCGACGTCAGGCGAATGCTGCTAGCTCAAAAAGCCTATGTCGAGGGCGCTTTGGCCCTCGCGTTGTATTGCGGATACTTGATCGACACCCGCGCCAGCAGTGAGGACAACAAAGAGGCTGAAGAAGCGGCGCTGCTGCTGGACGTGCTGACCCCGATTGCCAAGAGCTGGCCCTCGCAATGGTGCGTTGCGGCCAACGATCTCGCGATCCAGGTACACGGAGGTTACGGATATACCCGCGACTACGACGTGGAGCAGCACTACCGCGATAACCGCTTGAATCCGATCCATGAGGGCACACACGGCATTCAGAGCCTCGACCTGCTCGGCCGCAAAGTGACTCAGCACGACGGCGCAAGCCTGGCCTTGGTGTCCGACCGTATCGGTAAGGCGATTGACGGTGCGACCGCGCTGGGCGGGGAGCTCGGGCACCTCGCCGATCAGCTGGCTCAGCGGTGGGTCCGTCTCGTCGAAATAACGACGAAACTGGTCGGCGAATCCGATCGCGAACTGGCGCTGGCCAACAGCGCGATCTATCTCGAGGCGTTCGGCCACTTGGTGATTGCGTGGATGTGGCTCGAGCTGTTGATCATCAGCGCGCCGAAGAACACTGACTTTCACGCTGGCAAGGTGCAGGCCGGCAGGTTCTTCTTCCGTTACGAACTGCCCCGCGTCGATCCCCAGCTCAATCTGCTCGAAACCCTCGACAGCACGACCGTCGACATGAAGGCGGAATGGTTCTAA
- a CDS encoding carboxymuconolactone decarboxylase family protein encodes MPEGVGSAGEDGSEVRIAPLPLEERDNATNELLDKVGPGRDLNLFTTLVRHQRLFRRWLPLCGGLLSGKLSARDRELLILRTADRCGAAYEWAHHLVFAADAGLTSEEVDRVRAGADADGWTQLESALLRSADELHDECEISASTWSVLAAHYDQEQLIEVPMVVGHYHMLAFAARSFGVAIEPAYRPVSAARAVE; translated from the coding sequence ATGCCTGAGGGCGTGGGCTCGGCAGGAGAAGACGGCTCCGAAGTCCGCATCGCGCCGCTCCCGCTCGAGGAGCGCGATAACGCGACGAACGAGCTGCTCGATAAAGTCGGGCCGGGTCGTGACCTCAATCTGTTCACTACCCTGGTGCGACACCAGCGGCTGTTTCGGCGCTGGCTGCCGCTGTGCGGAGGCCTGCTCAGCGGGAAGTTGTCGGCCCGTGACCGGGAATTGCTGATCCTGCGGACCGCCGATCGCTGCGGGGCCGCCTACGAATGGGCCCATCACCTGGTGTTTGCCGCGGATGCCGGGTTGACCTCCGAGGAGGTCGACCGGGTCCGCGCCGGCGCCGACGCCGACGGCTGGACGCAACTGGAGTCGGCGCTGCTGAGAAGCGCCGACGAACTCCACGATGAGTGCGAGATCTCCGCATCGACATGGTCGGTCCTGGCGGCGCACTACGACCAGGAGCAGCTGATCGAGGTGCCGATGGTGGTTGGGCACTACCACATGCTGGCCTTCGCGGCGCGCTCGTTCGGCGTGGCGATTGAGCCCGCCTACCGGCCCGTCTCAGCGGCGCGCGCCGTCGAATGA
- a CDS encoding LLM class flavin-dependent oxidoreductase, with protein MHVGKSVFFQNPDEDRSDSALYKHEIALAEQAEPLGFESLWIAEHHFGGYDVSPNTLQLLTYLAAKTKHVRLGPSVVVLPWHEPLRVAEELSVLDHLSNGRLLLGIGRGLGRHEFEGFRLNMGESRQRFQEYAQGILNAFDTGVIESDGELWKQPPVQLRPQPLAPLRNRTYASSVSPESMDIVAELGAGIMVIAQKPWDVTVADVKKYNERFVELNGYEPPKPLLMSFVIVHESSSAAQELHEQYHYRYAKSTFDWYEFSNPGLAKVPGYEYYGKFAANIEKHGADSFVKFLAELQVYGTPDEVVEQLTDHVRRIDGVGMTSVLSFAGMSPEIGAANQKLFAEQVLPRLKGIDTERAFPPVAVPAHA; from the coding sequence ATGCATGTTGGCAAGAGTGTCTTCTTTCAGAATCCCGACGAGGATCGTTCCGACTCGGCGCTTTACAAGCATGAGATAGCGCTGGCAGAACAGGCCGAGCCGCTGGGCTTCGAGTCGTTGTGGATCGCCGAGCACCACTTCGGTGGCTACGACGTGTCGCCAAACACGTTGCAGCTGTTGACTTATCTGGCGGCCAAGACTAAGCACGTCCGGCTGGGACCTTCGGTGGTGGTGCTTCCGTGGCATGAGCCGCTGCGGGTCGCTGAGGAGCTCTCGGTGCTTGACCACCTGTCGAACGGTCGTCTGTTGCTCGGCATCGGCCGCGGCCTGGGCCGTCACGAATTCGAGGGCTTCCGGCTGAACATGGGGGAGTCGCGCCAGCGTTTCCAGGAGTATGCACAGGGCATCCTCAACGCCTTCGACACGGGAGTCATCGAGTCGGACGGTGAACTCTGGAAGCAGCCGCCCGTGCAACTTCGACCCCAGCCGCTGGCTCCGCTGCGCAACCGCACATACGCATCTTCGGTGTCGCCTGAATCGATGGACATCGTCGCTGAACTCGGTGCGGGTATCATGGTGATCGCCCAAAAGCCGTGGGATGTAACGGTTGCCGACGTCAAGAAGTACAACGAGCGGTTCGTCGAGTTGAATGGTTACGAGCCGCCTAAACCGCTGCTGATGTCCTTTGTGATCGTGCACGAGTCCTCGTCCGCGGCACAGGAGCTGCACGAGCAATATCACTATCGGTACGCGAAATCGACGTTCGATTGGTACGAGTTCAGCAATCCCGGCCTAGCGAAGGTTCCCGGTTACGAGTATTACGGCAAGTTCGCCGCCAACATCGAAAAGCACGGGGCGGATAGCTTCGTGAAATTCCTCGCCGAATTGCAGGTCTATGGCACTCCGGACGAGGTGGTGGAACAGTTGACCGACCATGTTCGTCGCATCGACGGCGTCGGGATGACTTCGGTACTGTCCTTCGCGGGAATGAGCCCCGAAATCGGTGCGGCCAATCAGAAATTGTTTGCAGAGCAGGTGCTGCCGCGCCTGAAGGGCATCGACACGGAGCGTGCTTTCCCACCCGTTGCCGTCCCGGCGCATGCCTGA
- a CDS encoding amidohydrolase family protein — protein sequence MTSEPYGLWDADNHFYEVRDCFSRHIESKYKDVAIQARMHPDGNEYWHCGDKVLTFCNVKFDKTEAPGSFKEILNNPELGGFDDARDESSMLPAFHDQQARLELMDSQNVEGTILFPSMANGIEQDLLDNPEVLYANLRSYNRWVEEDWGFGSNGRIFGTGCLSLADADLAVEELDRLLKAGVKVVYLRPAPGGGAQPCSIADPKFDPFWARLEEAKVPVGFHVSAGFFDASTVWGEKPRPGTRDTSALQFAMFHVEIPIMTTLAAMVLHNLFGRFPGLRVISVEHGCGWVPYLLKTLNKAAWWGRFGDWPGGTLPDRPSEMFKRNVYVVPFHEDNTPELVKRIGANRVLMGSDYPHAEGLAQPAEFAEGLTDLDPGCVHRIMRDNLRELLMN from the coding sequence GTGACCAGCGAGCCTTATGGTCTGTGGGATGCAGACAATCACTTCTATGAGGTCCGGGACTGCTTCAGCCGTCATATCGAGTCCAAGTACAAGGATGTCGCGATCCAGGCCCGGATGCACCCCGATGGCAACGAATACTGGCATTGCGGTGACAAGGTTCTGACCTTCTGCAACGTCAAGTTCGACAAGACCGAGGCTCCGGGTTCGTTCAAGGAAATCCTGAATAATCCCGAGCTGGGCGGTTTCGACGATGCGCGGGACGAATCGTCGATGTTGCCGGCTTTCCATGACCAGCAGGCGCGGCTGGAGCTGATGGACAGCCAGAACGTCGAGGGCACGATCCTATTCCCGTCGATGGCGAATGGGATCGAGCAGGATCTGCTCGACAACCCCGAGGTGCTGTATGCCAACCTGAGGTCGTATAACCGCTGGGTCGAGGAAGACTGGGGCTTCGGCAGCAATGGCCGCATTTTCGGCACGGGGTGTCTGTCGCTGGCCGACGCGGACCTGGCCGTGGAAGAACTGGACCGCCTGCTCAAGGCGGGCGTGAAAGTCGTCTATCTGCGACCGGCCCCGGGTGGCGGAGCACAGCCCTGTTCGATTGCCGATCCCAAGTTCGACCCGTTCTGGGCGCGCCTCGAGGAGGCGAAAGTGCCGGTTGGGTTCCACGTGTCAGCCGGTTTCTTCGACGCGTCGACCGTGTGGGGCGAGAAGCCCCGGCCGGGAACGCGCGACACCTCGGCGTTGCAGTTCGCGATGTTCCACGTCGAGATTCCCATCATGACCACGCTCGCGGCGATGGTCCTGCACAATCTGTTCGGCCGCTTCCCGGGACTGCGGGTCATCAGCGTCGAGCATGGCTGTGGATGGGTCCCCTATCTGTTGAAGACGCTCAACAAGGCAGCGTGGTGGGGACGTTTTGGCGATTGGCCGGGCGGCACGCTCCCTGATCGCCCATCGGAGATGTTCAAGCGCAATGTCTATGTCGTTCCCTTTCACGAGGACAACACGCCCGAACTGGTCAAGCGCATCGGCGCGAACCGCGTGTTGATGGGCTCGGATTATCCCCACGCGGAGGGGCTGGCCCAGCCAGCCGAATTCGCGGAGGGGCTCACCGACCTGGACCCGGGTTGCGTGCACCGGATCATGCGTGACAACCTGCGCGAGCTACTGATGAACTGA
- a CDS encoding crotonase/enoyl-CoA hydratase family protein, whose translation MTTNAALIRRSGRVLVITINRPDARNAVNQAVSTAVGDALEAAQQDPTVWAVVVTGAGDKSFCAGADLKALSRGESVLHPDHPEWGFAGLVHHFIDKPVIAAVNGSALGGGTELALASDLVVAEERAVFGLPEVKRGLIAGAGGVFRIVEQLPRKVALELLYTGNPISAAEAARWGLVNRVVPDGTVVEYALQLAEQIAVNAPLSVQASKRVAYGADDRIIEAEEPKWARVAREGEALLASEDAKEGPRAFAEKRAPVWEAR comes from the coding sequence GTGACCACGAATGCGGCACTCATCCGGAGGTCCGGACGGGTCCTCGTCATCACTATCAACAGACCCGACGCCCGCAATGCGGTGAACCAAGCGGTTAGTACGGCCGTCGGTGATGCGCTCGAGGCGGCGCAGCAGGATCCGACAGTCTGGGCGGTCGTGGTGACCGGTGCCGGTGACAAGTCGTTCTGCGCAGGGGCCGACCTCAAGGCGTTGTCGCGCGGCGAGAGCGTGTTGCATCCGGACCATCCAGAATGGGGGTTCGCCGGACTCGTCCATCACTTCATCGACAAGCCGGTCATCGCCGCCGTCAACGGGTCAGCGCTCGGCGGCGGCACAGAGCTGGCGCTTGCGAGCGACCTGGTCGTGGCGGAGGAGCGGGCCGTATTCGGCCTGCCGGAGGTGAAGCGCGGTTTGATTGCCGGTGCGGGTGGCGTCTTCCGTATCGTCGAGCAGCTGCCGCGCAAGGTCGCACTCGAACTGCTGTATACGGGCAACCCGATTTCGGCTGCCGAGGCGGCACGTTGGGGATTGGTGAACAGGGTCGTGCCCGACGGCACGGTGGTGGAGTATGCGCTGCAGCTCGCCGAGCAGATCGCCGTGAATGCACCGCTATCCGTACAGGCGAGCAAGCGCGTGGCCTACGGAGCCGATGACCGCATCATCGAAGCCGAGGAACCAAAGTGGGCGAGAGTCGCACGGGAGGGCGAGGCACTCCTTGCCAGCGAGGACGCGAAGGAGGGGCCGCGCGCGTTCGCCGAGAAGCGTGCACCCGTATGGGAAGCACGCTAA
- a CDS encoding thiolase family protein, with amino-acid sequence MVDAYIVEAVRSPVGKRNGGLADVHPAELSAQVLAALVDRAGVDPAVVDDVIWGCVGQIGEQSSDIARTAALTAGWPDTVTGVTVDRQCGSSQQSLHFAAAGVIAGQYDVVVAGGVESMSQVTIGSAAEFGAGPFPERFQARYGIPNQGVGAELVAERWGLSRTQLDEFSAQSHQKAAAAQDSHVFDDQIVPIRRADGSVVTADEGIRRGTSVETLAGLKPAFKEDGVIHAGNASQISDGSAALLIMSGEKARELGCTPIARVHTAVLAGADPVLMLTAPIPATQKALRKSGLNVGDIGVFEINEAFAPVPMAWQLEIGADEKLLNPNGGAIALGHPLGGSGARLLTTMIHHMRANNIRYGLQSMCEGGGQANATIVELV; translated from the coding sequence ATGGTCGACGCATACATCGTAGAGGCTGTTCGATCGCCCGTCGGTAAGCGCAACGGCGGGCTGGCCGACGTCCACCCCGCGGAGCTATCCGCCCAAGTACTCGCCGCGCTGGTGGACCGAGCCGGCGTCGATCCCGCCGTCGTCGACGACGTGATCTGGGGTTGTGTTGGCCAGATCGGCGAACAGTCCAGTGACATCGCACGCACCGCGGCGCTGACTGCCGGATGGCCGGACACGGTCACCGGCGTGACGGTCGATCGGCAATGCGGATCGAGTCAGCAGAGTTTGCACTTCGCCGCCGCCGGCGTGATCGCCGGGCAGTACGACGTCGTGGTCGCCGGGGGAGTGGAGTCGATGTCCCAGGTGACCATCGGTTCTGCGGCCGAATTCGGCGCCGGCCCTTTCCCCGAGCGGTTTCAAGCACGCTACGGAATCCCAAATCAAGGTGTGGGAGCGGAGCTGGTCGCCGAGCGTTGGGGACTGAGCCGAACACAACTCGACGAGTTCTCCGCTCAATCCCACCAGAAGGCCGCGGCCGCACAGGATTCGCACGTTTTCGATGACCAGATTGTGCCCATTCGACGCGCCGACGGTTCCGTCGTGACAGCCGATGAAGGTATTCGGCGCGGAACTTCGGTAGAAACGCTCGCTGGTCTCAAGCCGGCCTTCAAGGAGGACGGCGTCATTCACGCGGGCAACGCCTCACAAATCTCGGATGGCTCGGCGGCGCTGCTGATCATGTCGGGGGAGAAGGCCCGGGAGCTCGGCTGCACGCCGATCGCTCGCGTGCACACCGCCGTGCTCGCGGGCGCCGATCCGGTCCTGATGCTCACCGCACCTATTCCTGCCACCCAGAAGGCGCTGCGCAAGTCTGGACTTAACGTCGGCGACATCGGGGTGTTCGAGATCAACGAGGCGTTTGCACCGGTGCCGATGGCATGGCAGCTCGAGATCGGCGCGGACGAGAAGCTGTTGAACCCGAACGGCGGCGCGATCGCGCTCGGCCATCCCCTCGGGGGCTCAGGTGCCCGACTGCTGACGACCATGATCCATCACATGAGGGCGAACAACATCAGGTATGGGCTGCAATCGATGTGCGAAGGTGGCGGGCAGGCCAACGCGACCATCGTGGAGCTGGTGTGA
- a CDS encoding acyl-CoA dehydrogenase family protein yields MAVATNHDIEPAAPGAKEVCDALFAFIDREVAKIQQPIEAALHDPRLYWREDGRIADEVVQARRAARMASAEAGFYTMFCPTELGGGGLSAELYFEVFEALCHRYGSPQTQLAFQVLAHASTGPTALWTYASDALKADLVPKLLRGEVQGSFAMSEPDAGSDAWMMTTTAVRDGGHWVLNGTKQWASWAPTADFLITFAITDRERFAARKGGLTGFYVPTDVPGYDLYSIVKVFDEIGGEEAILTFNDVRIPDQYRLGEVGEGFRVAMEGSGLLKMTKLARLIGLGRWANDKAVDYAKVRKTFGKTLSEHQSIQNMLADNCIDIYTSRLASLDVARKHDAGDQARFESAMSHALVAEAMYRVYDRSMQILGGIGLSNEAAMIHGWHTTRVSRISEGPPEVQRRTIAKYLLSGAYKF; encoded by the coding sequence GTGGCCGTCGCAACAAATCACGACATCGAGCCCGCCGCTCCGGGCGCCAAGGAGGTGTGTGATGCGCTATTCGCCTTCATCGACAGAGAAGTCGCGAAAATTCAGCAACCCATCGAGGCGGCTCTGCATGATCCGCGACTGTACTGGCGCGAGGACGGGCGCATCGCCGACGAGGTAGTTCAGGCCCGTCGGGCTGCGCGGATGGCTTCGGCCGAGGCCGGCTTCTACACGATGTTCTGCCCTACCGAACTCGGCGGCGGCGGGCTGAGTGCCGAACTGTACTTCGAAGTATTCGAGGCTCTCTGTCACCGGTATGGCTCACCCCAGACGCAGCTGGCCTTCCAGGTCCTCGCACACGCGAGCACAGGTCCGACGGCGTTGTGGACCTACGCATCCGACGCTCTTAAGGCTGATCTGGTGCCCAAGCTCCTGCGCGGCGAGGTACAGGGATCATTTGCGATGTCGGAGCCCGACGCAGGCTCCGACGCCTGGATGATGACCACCACCGCTGTCCGTGACGGAGGCCACTGGGTCCTCAACGGCACAAAGCAATGGGCCTCGTGGGCTCCGACCGCTGACTTCTTGATCACGTTCGCCATCACCGACCGCGAGCGCTTTGCGGCGCGAAAGGGAGGATTGACGGGCTTCTACGTGCCCACCGATGTTCCGGGATACGACCTGTACTCGATCGTCAAGGTGTTCGACGAAATCGGCGGCGAAGAAGCAATCCTCACCTTCAACGACGTCCGCATCCCGGATCAGTACCGGCTCGGTGAAGTTGGCGAGGGCTTCCGTGTCGCGATGGAGGGCTCTGGCCTGCTGAAGATGACGAAGCTCGCGCGGCTGATCGGTCTGGGCCGGTGGGCGAACGATAAGGCCGTCGACTATGCGAAGGTACGCAAAACATTCGGCAAGACGCTGAGTGAGCATCAGTCGATCCAAAACATGCTTGCCGACAACTGCATTGACATTTACACCTCGCGTTTGGCGTCGCTCGACGTGGCGCGCAAGCACGACGCCGGGGATCAGGCACGATTTGAGTCCGCGATGAGCCACGCGCTCGTCGCCGAGGCGATGTACCGCGTGTACGACCGGTCAATGCAGATCCTGGGCGGGATCGGCCTGAGCAACGAAGCGGCGATGATCCATGGCTGGCACACGACACGCGTGTCGAGAATCAGCGAGGGTCCGCCAGAAGTTCAGCGGCGCACCATCGCCAAGTATCTCCTGTCGGGCGCCTATAAGTTCTGA
- a CDS encoding amidohydrolase family protein yields the protein MSTPVMPIIDTDTHLSEPPDLWTSRLPSKWSELAPKVVFDERRGEDIWIIGGRRLSGVSGYAMAGWHEYPPKHPPSAETADPAAFDAKERVKRMDAMKIAAEVPYPNLLAFSMDAFMGYNEPELVLDCIRAYNDFLTEFASVAPERFVCLTTLPFWDLDEAVKEMNRCHDNGHRGINFIAKPYKLGLPRLREDHWAPILKAAEERQLSVNFHVGYQSQTEEDWVRMIKDVQGPADYAQETTMSLMGLCENVSELLLSGVCHKYPGLNFVNVESGFGWIPYLIESADWNWKNSGAAKAHPDRELPSHYFRNQIYTTYWFERETVRYMGAAYADNLMFETDFPHPTSLSPGPASTAMSPRDVVDETLNELPIDACRKIFYENAARLYHIDVEACLQD from the coding sequence TTGAGCACCCCAGTGATGCCGATCATCGATACCGATACACATCTGAGCGAGCCGCCCGATCTGTGGACGTCGCGGCTGCCTTCGAAGTGGAGCGAGCTCGCTCCCAAGGTGGTCTTCGACGAGCGCCGGGGCGAAGACATCTGGATCATCGGGGGGCGCCGACTGTCCGGGGTGTCCGGCTATGCGATGGCCGGGTGGCACGAGTATCCGCCAAAGCATCCGCCGTCCGCGGAGACGGCGGACCCCGCCGCGTTCGATGCCAAGGAGCGGGTGAAGCGGATGGACGCGATGAAGATCGCTGCCGAGGTTCCGTACCCCAACCTACTGGCGTTTTCCATGGACGCCTTCATGGGCTACAACGAGCCCGAACTCGTCTTGGATTGCATCCGCGCCTACAACGACTTCCTGACCGAGTTCGCTTCTGTGGCTCCGGAACGGTTCGTTTGCCTTACGACGCTGCCCTTCTGGGACCTGGACGAGGCGGTGAAGGAGATGAACCGGTGCCACGACAATGGGCACCGCGGAATCAACTTCATAGCCAAGCCCTACAAGTTGGGCCTGCCGCGCCTGCGGGAAGACCATTGGGCCCCGATCCTGAAGGCGGCCGAGGAACGTCAGCTCTCCGTTAACTTCCATGTCGGATATCAATCTCAGACCGAAGAGGACTGGGTTCGCATGATCAAGGACGTCCAGGGCCCGGCCGACTACGCGCAGGAGACCACGATGTCGTTGATGGGTCTGTGCGAGAACGTGTCCGAGCTGTTGCTGTCCGGAGTGTGTCACAAATACCCGGGCCTGAACTTTGTCAATGTCGAAAGCGGCTTCGGGTGGATCCCCTACCTGATCGAGAGTGCCGACTGGAACTGGAAGAACTCCGGTGCTGCGAAGGCTCATCCGGATCGCGAACTTCCCAGCCACTACTTCCGCAACCAGATCTACACCACTTACTGGTTCGAACGCGAAACCGTGCGCTACATGGGCGCGGCGTACGCCGACAACCTGATGTTCGAGACGGACTTCCCCCACCCGACGAGCCTGTCTCCCGGGCCGGCCTCGACCGCGATGTCTCCGCGCGACGTGGTCGACGAGACGCTCAACGAATTGCCCATCGACGCGTGCCGCAAGATCTTCTACGAAAATGCGGCCCGCCTGTATCACATTGACGTAGAAGCCTGTCTTCAGGATTAG